The Desulfobotulus pelophilus genome has a window encoding:
- a CDS encoding branched-chain amino acid ABC transporter permease — protein sequence MEQFLEYFLSGLTRGSIYALIALGYTMVYGIIGLINFAHGEIYMIGAFTALIAATALTILGFPPLAVLLLAGLAAVIWASAYGFTIEKVAYKPLRGAQRLSPLISAIGMSIFLQNYVMLAQTSDFLRFPSLIPEFQWLAPWSHIMNTSRFIILATAAVAMVFLTLLIRYTRTGKAMRATSQDREMALLVGVNVDRVISSTFIIGSSLAAVGGVLIASHIGQINYYVGFIAGLKAFTAAVLGGIGSIPGAVLGGLILGWTESFATGYVSSEYEDVFAFALLVLILIFRPAGILGKNNTQKV from the coding sequence ATGGAACAGTTTCTTGAATATTTCCTCAGCGGCCTCACCCGAGGCAGCATCTACGCCCTCATCGCCCTCGGCTACACGATGGTGTACGGTATCATAGGGCTTATCAATTTTGCCCATGGTGAAATTTATATGATAGGCGCCTTCACCGCCCTCATCGCTGCCACCGCCCTCACCATTCTCGGATTCCCTCCACTGGCCGTTCTGCTCCTTGCCGGCCTTGCCGCAGTTATATGGGCATCCGCCTATGGATTCACCATTGAAAAAGTGGCCTACAAGCCCTTACGGGGAGCCCAACGCCTTTCCCCTCTGATCAGTGCCATCGGGATGTCCATTTTTCTGCAAAATTATGTCATGCTGGCCCAGACTTCCGATTTTCTCCGCTTCCCCTCCCTTATTCCGGAATTCCAGTGGCTGGCTCCCTGGTCCCATATCATGAACACCTCCCGGTTCATTATCCTGGCCACGGCTGCGGTTGCCATGGTTTTTCTCACTCTCCTTATCAGGTACACCCGTACGGGAAAAGCCATGCGCGCCACATCCCAGGACAGAGAAATGGCCCTTCTTGTGGGCGTGAATGTGGACCGCGTCATCTCCAGCACCTTCATCATCGGATCCTCCCTTGCTGCCGTGGGAGGGGTGCTGATAGCCTCCCATATCGGACAGATCAACTACTATGTCGGCTTCATTGCCGGACTGAAGGCCTTTACCGCGGCCGTTCTCGGCGGTATAGGGTCCATTCCCGGTGCTGTTCTGGGAGGGCTGATACTCGGATGGACCGAAAGTTTTGCCACGGGCTATGTTTCATCCGAATATGAAGATGTCTTTGCCTTTGCCCTGCTGGTACTGATTCTGATCTTCCGCCCCGCTGGCATCCTTGGTAAAAACAACACCCAGAAAGTCTGA